A portion of the Candidatus Pristimantibacillus lignocellulolyticus genome contains these proteins:
- a CDS encoding phosphotransferase: MFVRKGEIVINYNEVVSIGDTYLLTLVLNLFELEGYEIGLIPAHDGGRNVVYICEKEGEDAKILRISYLSDRSREDILGEVEYIRYLFEHGGNVSDVVISRQGNMLEEITYNNYTIFVCLFKKARGKMFVENNYRYREGVPISEYYYNCGKVLGKLHQISKGYTPVHRRYSFFDKFNTEYLNRLIPDSLFLLKEKLIEILDTLNGLDNNQDNFGMIHFDYNDGNYSIDFDTGQITVYDFDNSCFGWYMYDLADLWISGMGWIQFEPDVNKRKKFMDDYFETVLEGYRSETMIEDSMLDKLHLFIKVTLMEGIVDTFEVMWNNGEEPQCDEELSYCIKCLEDDIPYRGFFDEIYSCEKPFEYEKRNI; this comes from the coding sequence ATGTTTGTACGAAAAGGAGAGATAGTTATAAATTATAACGAAGTTGTTTCAATCGGAGATACCTATTTACTTACATTGGTATTAAATTTATTCGAATTAGAGGGCTATGAAATTGGGCTGATTCCGGCACATGATGGAGGGCGAAATGTCGTATACATCTGTGAGAAAGAGGGTGAGGATGCTAAAATACTCAGAATCTCTTACTTATCTGACAGGAGCCGAGAAGATATCCTAGGCGAAGTTGAGTATATCAGGTATTTATTTGAGCATGGTGGAAATGTCTCAGATGTAGTCATTTCCAGGCAAGGAAATATGCTGGAAGAGATAACTTATAATAATTACACCATTTTTGTTTGCCTATTTAAAAAGGCCAGAGGAAAAATGTTTGTAGAAAATAATTATCGATACCGTGAAGGCGTTCCGATTTCCGAATATTATTATAATTGCGGTAAAGTCCTGGGGAAACTGCACCAAATATCGAAAGGATATACGCCTGTCCATCGCCGGTATAGTTTTTTTGATAAATTTAATACTGAATATCTCAATAGATTGATTCCCGACTCCTTATTCCTGCTAAAGGAAAAGCTGATAGAGATTCTCGATACTTTAAATGGATTAGACAACAATCAGGACAATTTTGGTATGATTCATTTTGATTATAATGATGGAAATTATTCGATAGATTTTGATACTGGGCAAATTACTGTATATGATTTTGATAATTCATGTTTCGGTTGGTATATGTATGACCTGGCAGATCTTTGGATAAGCGGAATGGGCTGGATACAATTTGAACCAGACGTTAATAAACGTAAAAAGTTTATGGATGATTATTTTGAGACAGTCCTCGAGGGATATAGATCCGAGACCATGATCGAAGATTCAATGTTGGATAAGTTGCATTTGTTTATTAAAGTAACCCTCATGGAAGGTATTGTAGATACATTCGAGGTAATGTGGAACAACGGTGAAGAGCCCCAGTGTGACGAGGAGTTATCGTATTGCATAAAATGTCTAGAAGACGATATCCCTTATCGGGGTTTTTTCGATGAAATTTATTCGTGTGAAAAACCGTTTGAATATGAGAAACGAAATATATAA
- a CDS encoding Na+/H+ antiporter: MDLLVMVLLLLVCLLVSNIISHYIPSIPTALIQIALGIILTFIFKDISFELESEWFLLLFIAPLLFNDGRHFPREALWKMKVPILGNAIVLVLITTIGGGYFIHWMIPDIPIAAAFALAAILSPTDPVAVNGIAKRIHIPEKVLNLVRGESLINDASGLVAFNYAVVAVVTGYFSIKEAFFDFTYVFIAGAIIGLVLIILITWITFVLRKKGITDVTFHSLLQVLTPFIIYIVTEELLHASGVIAVVVAGVTHSLTSARTEKLVAEEKVLTENIWSIVLFVLNGVVFLLLGLNIPSSMLATVANPNINNWLAIEYVLAIGVVILSIRFVWTFVFSFYQFHLLKTTDADRPSFRTSLLISLTGVRGAVTMAGVLSIPFIINSGELFPERSLILFIAAGVILFTLIVATVFLPLLSKDSSSKAGVNNKNNIAKAKQKILLAAIKKMRHEMNEENEPVVYELMSEYRMMFEGMHLDHLEDKEHYRKKIMEIRLLGLKAERKYIHDLMEDNQIDQEVFDTFEQSLEHREEMLSTNVSSGAKYIIGRAIRGWYQFNGKHRKETGLNSDKLRLGKHIQLKAIQAAIATIKDYSVTSETPDIAQAVILDYKRILSRSKEKAVTNYEIREEQKEALRLMVMDIERQEIHSMLAAGEISSEEAKELRRFVNYIESVTLYEYME, encoded by the coding sequence ATGGATTTGTTGGTAATGGTATTATTACTGCTGGTTTGCTTATTAGTCTCAAATATAATTAGTCATTATATCCCCTCTATACCTACTGCATTAATTCAAATTGCATTAGGCATTATCCTCACTTTTATTTTTAAAGATATTTCATTTGAACTAGAATCGGAATGGTTCTTATTATTATTTATTGCGCCATTGTTATTTAATGACGGTAGACACTTTCCACGTGAAGCGTTGTGGAAGATGAAAGTACCCATCCTAGGCAATGCTATTGTCCTTGTTCTTATTACGACGATCGGTGGGGGATACTTTATCCATTGGATGATTCCTGATATTCCGATTGCCGCAGCATTTGCATTAGCTGCGATTCTTTCACCGACTGACCCTGTAGCCGTTAACGGGATAGCGAAGCGTATTCATATTCCCGAAAAAGTATTGAATTTGGTAAGAGGAGAATCTCTTATTAATGATGCTTCTGGCTTAGTAGCCTTTAATTATGCAGTAGTTGCAGTCGTAACAGGATATTTCTCGATTAAAGAAGCATTTTTTGATTTTACATATGTATTTATTGCAGGTGCAATAATCGGTTTGGTATTAATAATATTAATTACATGGATCACTTTTGTTTTGCGTAAAAAAGGCATTACCGATGTAACTTTCCATTCATTACTCCAAGTATTGACGCCGTTTATTATCTATATTGTAACTGAAGAGTTACTGCATGCATCGGGAGTTATTGCCGTTGTCGTAGCAGGGGTAACGCACTCTTTAACTTCAGCGCGAACAGAGAAATTGGTGGCAGAAGAGAAAGTACTGACAGAAAATATTTGGTCGATTGTGTTATTTGTATTGAATGGTGTTGTGTTCCTGCTACTAGGACTTAATATTCCTTCCTCTATGTTAGCCACTGTAGCTAATCCCAACATAAATAACTGGTTGGCCATTGAATATGTGCTTGCAATTGGTGTAGTTATTCTTTCTATTCGTTTTGTATGGACATTTGTGTTCTCCTTTTATCAATTTCATTTGCTTAAGACAACAGATGCAGACCGACCGAGTTTCCGAACAAGCTTACTAATTAGTTTGACAGGTGTTCGTGGTGCAGTAACTATGGCAGGGGTTCTATCGATTCCATTTATCATTAATAGCGGGGAACTGTTTCCCGAGCGTTCGTTGATACTATTTATAGCAGCGGGTGTTATTTTATTCACATTAATCGTAGCCACTGTTTTTCTACCGTTATTAAGTAAAGATAGTTCGTCAAAAGCAGGAGTTAACAATAAAAATAATATCGCTAAAGCAAAACAGAAAATTTTACTAGCAGCTATTAAGAAGATGAGACATGAGATGAATGAAGAGAATGAACCTGTTGTATATGAGCTTATGAGTGAATATAGAATGATGTTCGAGGGTATGCATCTAGATCATTTAGAAGATAAAGAACACTATCGTAAAAAAATTATGGAAATAAGATTACTAGGGCTGAAAGCTGAGAGAAAATACATCCATGATCTAATGGAAGACAATCAAATCGATCAAGAAGTGTTTGATACGTTTGAACAATCGCTAGAGCATCGTGAAGAGATGCTTTCTACTAATGTTAGTAGTGGCGCGAAATATATTATTGGACGAGCAATTAGAGGCTGGTATCAGTTTAATGGCAAGCACCGTAAAGAAACAGGACTTAATTCAGATAAATTACGGCTAGGAAAGCATATTCAATTAAAAGCGATTCAAGCAGCTATTGCAACAATTAAGGACTATTCTGTTACAAGTGAAACGCCAGATATTGCCCAAGCAGTCATATTAGATTACAAAAGAATATTAAGTCGTTCCAAAGAAAAAGCAGTGACTAATTATGAGATAAGAGAAGAACAAAAAGAAGCGCTTCGTCTAATGGTAATGGACATCGAACGCCAAGAAATTCATAGTATGCTCGCAGCTGGTGAGATTAGCAGTGAAGAAGCAAAAGAGTTAAGACGTTTTGTAAACTATATTGAGAGTGTTACGTTGTATGAATATATGGAGTAA
- a CDS encoding dihydroorotate dehydrogenase, whose translation MPDWSYHPLKKLFLNNLIPSSSREFIHKSMSTIASIPGGRALINFLGHMNPPSQFKKEISNTTFPSPIGLSSLIDPNLSGIKAFQELGFGFIEVGPIVLNEPKKQFPPILHNKQLQFAHHQEKLPLKLALKQFTNLNSRVPIFAKIDEQVDRQELTIIAQQLTPYVDAFVATCEQISFFYETNTIPTLYASFSANEINSEAFKQFLEQTSVAGIVINAPRQTIDNYWHEEEKANECLTRLVRQVKNLHPELVVITSGGVDNPDDAYALVHAGADLMMLTEGYVMTGPGLPKRTHERLLYEEVQPTKTVPWHWSLLFGISIFIGGLIALYFAFTSIILPYDESFIGLRRADILQINPLILSFMSHDRMALAGTMISGGILYIQLARHGLKYGMHWAKIAFHSAAIIGFLGIFLFIGYGYFDWLHGLFWLILLPIYYFSYKEGKAVIGTPYSNHGSNDRAWQLGNYGQLMFVLLGFSIVVGGIVISIIGVSKVFIATDLSFLCMSPEMIESINNKLIPVIAHDRAGFGGALVSVGLLVLMLSLWGFRQGERWIWNTLAIGALPAFITGIGTHIYIGYTTFIHLLPVYFLVILYLVGLVLSYRYLKLPSTKQS comes from the coding sequence ATGCCAGACTGGTCATATCATCCATTAAAAAAACTTTTTCTAAACAACTTAATTCCTTCATCAAGTAGAGAGTTTATTCATAAATCGATGAGTACAATCGCATCGATTCCTGGTGGGCGAGCACTTATTAACTTCTTAGGACATATGAACCCTCCATCGCAATTTAAGAAAGAAATTTCTAATACAACATTCCCTTCTCCTATAGGATTAAGTAGCCTCATTGATCCAAACCTATCGGGTATAAAGGCATTCCAAGAGTTAGGGTTCGGATTTATTGAAGTTGGCCCCATCGTCTTAAACGAACCTAAAAAACAATTCCCTCCAATTTTGCATAATAAGCAATTACAATTTGCTCATCATCAAGAAAAACTTCCACTTAAACTTGCACTCAAGCAATTTACAAATCTCAATAGTCGAGTACCCATATTTGCAAAGATCGACGAACAGGTGGACAGACAAGAATTGACGATCATTGCACAGCAATTAACACCGTATGTGGATGCTTTTGTTGCAACATGTGAGCAAATCAGCTTTTTCTATGAAACAAACACAATACCTACTCTTTATGCGTCATTTTCAGCTAATGAAATCAATTCAGAAGCATTCAAGCAGTTTCTAGAACAAACAAGTGTAGCTGGGATTGTTATCAATGCGCCTCGTCAAACGATAGATAATTACTGGCATGAGGAAGAAAAAGCGAATGAATGCTTAACCCGCTTAGTACGGCAAGTGAAAAACTTACATCCAGAGCTTGTCGTCATCACGTCAGGTGGCGTGGATAATCCAGATGATGCTTATGCTCTAGTTCATGCCGGCGCAGATCTTATGATGCTAACTGAAGGATATGTGATGACTGGACCGGGATTACCAAAGAGAACTCACGAACGATTATTATATGAAGAAGTCCAACCAACGAAAACTGTACCGTGGCACTGGTCATTATTATTTGGAATATCCATTTTTATTGGAGGATTAATCGCCTTATATTTCGCATTCACGAGTATCATCCTTCCCTATGATGAGTCATTTATTGGGCTAAGAAGAGCCGATATATTACAGATCAATCCACTCATCTTGTCGTTTATGTCTCATGACAGAATGGCTCTAGCTGGAACGATGATCTCTGGTGGCATATTGTATATTCAACTTGCACGCCACGGGCTGAAATACGGTATGCATTGGGCAAAGATTGCTTTTCATAGTGCTGCTATTATAGGGTTTCTTGGTATTTTCCTGTTTATTGGCTATGGTTATTTTGATTGGTTACACGGTTTATTTTGGCTAATTTTATTACCGATATATTATTTTAGCTATAAGGAAGGAAAAGCAGTAATAGGTACACCCTATTCCAATCATGGAAGTAATGATAGAGCTTGGCAACTTGGAAACTATGGACAGTTGATGTTCGTCCTACTCGGGTTTTCTATAGTAGTAGGAGGCATTGTAATTTCTATTATAGGTGTATCTAAAGTGTTTATCGCAACTGACTTAAGCTTTCTTTGTATGTCACCTGAAATGATAGAAAGTATTAATAATAAGTTGATTCCTGTTATTGCACATGACAGAGCAGGATTTGGCGGAGCCTTAGTAAGTGTAGGTCTGCTTGTTTTAATGCTTTCTTTATGGGGCTTCAGACAAGGGGAACGTTGGATTTGGAATACCCTTGCTATTGGTGCATTACCTGCTTTTATAACCGGAATTGGAACGCATATCTATATTGGATATACTACCTTTATCCATTTACTACCGGTTTATTTTTTAGTTATTTTATATTTGGTAGGATTAGTATTATCCTATCGTTATCTAAAACTACCTAGCACAAAACAGAGCTGA
- a CDS encoding LysR family transcriptional regulator, translating into MIGKLDLYRVFKEVAFQKSISKAAEQLYLTQSAVSQAILKLEKELDIILFYRTTKGVTLTTEGILLYEHVNSAMSLLSMAEEKILESKNLLTGVLNIGVGDTISRYFLLPYLEEFYTKYPGIKLNIINGTTIEICDFMKEGKADVGICNLPIQDTKFRFIPCKEVRDIFVCGEKYKYLTTEPISLDQLISMPLIFLEKNSNSRKYVEQYLKDQGHLLSPDFELGSHELLLEFAKINLGIACVTKEFSEHYLRNGILHEIQLIEEIPRRNIGICYSKMFPLSRATKTFIKIIDPATKL; encoded by the coding sequence GTGATTGGTAAATTAGATTTATATCGCGTATTTAAAGAAGTCGCTTTTCAAAAAAGCATCTCGAAAGCCGCAGAGCAATTATATTTAACACAATCGGCAGTTAGCCAAGCTATTCTAAAACTCGAGAAAGAGTTAGACATTATATTATTTTATCGGACAACGAAAGGTGTAACGTTAACAACGGAAGGTATACTCTTATACGAACATGTGAATTCTGCAATGAGTCTGTTAAGTATGGCAGAGGAGAAGATACTTGAATCCAAAAATTTATTAACAGGGGTATTAAATATAGGTGTAGGTGACACAATCTCTCGTTACTTTTTGTTGCCCTATTTAGAAGAGTTCTATACAAAATATCCTGGAATCAAACTTAATATTATAAACGGGACAACGATTGAAATATGTGATTTCATGAAAGAAGGCAAAGCAGATGTAGGCATTTGCAACTTACCTATTCAAGATACCAAATTCCGTTTCATCCCTTGCAAAGAAGTACGTGATATTTTCGTATGTGGTGAAAAATATAAATATTTAACAACAGAGCCGATTAGTTTAGATCAGCTCATAAGCATGCCATTAATTTTTCTCGAAAAAAATTCTAATTCCCGTAAATATGTAGAGCAATACTTAAAAGACCAAGGACATTTGCTTTCCCCAGATTTTGAATTAGGTTCCCATGAATTATTGTTAGAGTTTGCGAAAATTAATCTCGGTATAGCTTGTGTGACAAAAGAGTTTTCCGAACATTATTTGAGAAATGGCATTTTACATGAAATTCAACTCATAGAAGAAATTCCACGACGAAATATCGGTATCTGTTATTCAAAAATGTTCCCATTGTCACGCGCAACGAAAACATTTATTAAGATCATTGATCCCGCTACCAAGTTGTAA
- a CDS encoding coenzyme F420-0:L-glutamate ligase, which translates to MQRVVGTVVRGLRGPIINNGDNIEQIVVDTVLNASKVEGFSIEDRDIVTVTESIVARAQGNYATIDAIAADVSAKFGTDTVGVIFPILSRNRFANCLRGIAKGVKKVVLMLSYPSDEVGNHLVDLDELDEKGVNPWTDVLTEAEFRQHFGYKKHTFTGVDYIDYYKSLIEAEGASCEVIFSNNPKTILNYTKSVLTCDIHTRFRTKRILEANGAEKVYGLDNILSQSINGSGYNEAYGLLGSNKATEDSVKLFPNNCQPIVDGIQAKILEQTGKLVEVMVYGDGAFKDPVGKIWELADPVVSPAYTKGLDGTPNEIKLKYLADNNFSHLRGEELQKAISEYIINKNENLVGAMEAQGTTPRKLTDLIGSLSDLTSGSGDKGTPMVYIQGYFDNYTK; encoded by the coding sequence TTGCAAAGAGTAGTTGGAACAGTAGTTCGAGGTCTTCGTGGACCGATCATTAATAATGGTGACAATATTGAGCAAATCGTAGTGGATACTGTATTGAATGCTTCTAAAGTAGAAGGTTTTTCTATTGAAGATCGTGATATTGTAACCGTAACTGAATCAATTGTAGCTCGTGCACAAGGTAACTATGCAACGATAGACGCAATTGCCGCTGATGTGAGTGCTAAATTCGGGACGGATACAGTGGGGGTTATATTCCCTATTCTTAGCCGTAATCGTTTTGCAAACTGTTTAAGAGGAATTGCAAAAGGCGTAAAAAAAGTTGTACTTATGTTAAGTTACCCTTCTGATGAGGTTGGTAATCATCTTGTCGATCTAGATGAACTTGATGAAAAAGGCGTTAATCCATGGACTGATGTATTAACTGAAGCTGAATTCCGTCAACATTTTGGATACAAAAAACATACATTCACTGGCGTGGATTATATAGACTACTATAAATCATTGATTGAAGCTGAAGGTGCATCTTGTGAAGTGATCTTCTCCAACAACCCAAAAACTATTCTAAATTATACGAAAAGCGTATTAACTTGTGATATCCATACAAGATTCCGTACGAAACGTATTTTGGAAGCGAATGGAGCAGAGAAAGTATACGGTCTTGATAACATACTGTCTCAATCTATTAACGGAAGTGGATACAACGAAGCCTACGGTCTACTCGGCTCAAACAAAGCAACAGAAGATAGTGTGAAGCTATTCCCTAACAACTGTCAGCCGATTGTCGATGGAATTCAAGCCAAAATCTTGGAGCAAACAGGTAAATTAGTTGAAGTTATGGTTTACGGAGACGGTGCTTTCAAAGATCCTGTAGGTAAAATATGGGAGCTTGCTGATCCAGTTGTTTCTCCAGCTTACACGAAGGGTCTGGACGGTACTCCAAATGAAATAAAACTTAAATATTTAGCAGATAATAATTTCTCTCACCTGCGTGGAGAAGAGCTGCAAAAAGCAATTTCAGAATATATTATAAACAAGAATGAGAACCTTGTAGGTGCTATGGAAGCTCAAGGTACAACACCACGTAAATTAACGGATCTTATCGGTTCATTATCTGATCTAACTTCAGGTAGTGGAGATAAAGGAACTCCGATGGTTTACATTCAAGGGTACTTCGATAACTATACAAAATAG
- a CDS encoding GyrI-like domain-containing protein: MIYGPDLVMIPSFHVIGKRYQIEIAQSLTKAPEAAKQFWWNKRHLVPNQVESNIYYGLTRTPDPSFSWTYYLPSMRVKNLHDIPDGFTSDTVPASMCVGFRYIGNHHYEEISGLRAEELYTAIDRLAKEHNGKYELLDREFYFEKIDTDAYDGQYCQMEWFAPIRLKNT; the protein is encoded by the coding sequence ATGATATATGGTCCGGATCTGGTGATGATTCCATCCTTTCATGTAATCGGGAAAAGATATCAAATTGAGATCGCTCAATCACTGACCAAAGCTCCCGAAGCTGCCAAACAGTTTTGGTGGAACAAGCGGCATCTTGTGCCTAATCAGGTGGAATCCAATATCTATTACGGTCTAACGAGGACACCTGATCCATCGTTTAGTTGGACGTACTATTTGCCGTCTATGCGTGTAAAGAATCTACACGATATTCCTGATGGCTTTACAAGCGACACTGTCCCTGCTTCCATGTGCGTGGGATTTCGCTATATTGGAAATCATCATTATGAAGAGATTAGCGGACTACGTGCAGAGGAGCTGTATACTGCCATCGATAGGCTTGCCAAGGAGCACAACGGGAAATATGAACTTCTAGATAGAGAATTCTACTTCGAAAAAATTGACACGGATGCATATGATGGGCAATATTGTCAAATGGAATGGTTTGCACCTATTAGATTGAAAAATACTTAA
- a CDS encoding sugar ABC transporter permease produces the protein MSPRLKRTGFITIFLLPTFIFFCLFTLYPIVKGIQISFFDWSGRTKEMDFIGIQNFLDLFSDPIIWTAIKNDYFLVVGKVLGIMLLATIFAVSVTRLKVVGRNIFRVIFFIPNVISVVVIGVLFRFVYNPNLGFINSFLSLFTENPVQISWLGSENLAMWSLLWPSIWAGIGFYMILLIAAILSIPTELYEAADLDGATQSQQFWSLTLPLIWEQMKVSILHIVMTTLNGSFIIVWIMTEGGPDNSTQVMGSYLYQMGFRQYHMGYAAAIGVLILVLSLITTMALQKLLSKNTTELA, from the coding sequence TATTTTTATTACCTACTTTTATATTTTTCTGTTTATTTACACTTTATCCGATTGTTAAGGGCATCCAGATCTCATTCTTTGATTGGTCTGGTAGAACGAAGGAAATGGATTTTATCGGTATACAAAATTTCCTCGATCTATTCTCTGACCCCATTATTTGGACTGCAATTAAAAATGACTATTTTTTAGTTGTAGGTAAAGTACTTGGAATTATGCTACTAGCTACCATCTTTGCAGTCAGCGTAACTCGATTAAAAGTTGTAGGTAGAAATATTTTTCGAGTTATATTTTTTATTCCAAATGTTATTTCTGTTGTCGTTATTGGCGTATTATTCCGATTTGTTTACAACCCTAACTTAGGGTTTATTAACAGTTTTTTGTCATTGTTCACTGAAAATCCGGTACAAATCTCTTGGCTTGGGTCTGAGAATCTAGCTATGTGGTCATTATTATGGCCATCGATATGGGCTGGTATAGGTTTTTATATGATTTTGTTAATTGCTGCGATTTTAAGTATACCGACTGAACTTTACGAGGCTGCAGACTTGGATGGCGCCACGCAAAGCCAACAATTTTGGAGTTTAACACTACCTCTCATCTGGGAGCAAATGAAGGTTAGTATTTTACATATTGTGATGACCACATTAAACGGTTCATTTATCATTGTATGGATTATGACTGAAGGTGGTCCAGATAATTCTACACAAGTTATGGGCTCTTACCTGTATCAAATGGGCTTCCGACAATATCATATGGGATATGCAGCTGCCATTGGCGTTCTTATTCTAGTATTATCTCTTATCACAACTATGGCACTTCAAAAATTATTAAGTAAAAATACAACTGAATTAGCCTAA
- a CDS encoding malate:quinone oxidoreductase: protein MSDRQQKTDVILIGAGVMSATLGSLLKQLAPEWEIKVFEKLSDAGEESSNEWNNAGTGHAALCELNYTSEKSDGSIDISKAIQINEQFQLSRQFWSYLVNNNLIRNPQDFIMPIPHMSMVQGEKNVSFLKKRYEALSDNALFQGMEFSDDPDKLMEWIPLIMEGRTSKEPIAATKIDSGTDVNFGALTRMMFDHLKSKNVQINYNHSVSDLNRTSDGSWELKVKNLNSNKVERHTAKFVFIGGGGGSLPLLQKTGIPESKHIGGFPVSGLFMVCNNPDVIAQHHAKVYGKAKVGAPPMSVPHLDTRFIDNKKSLLFGPFAGFSPKFLKTGSMFDLIGSVKPNNVLTMLAAGVKEMSLTKYLIQQVLLSNEKRMEDLREFIPNAKSEDWGIVVAGQRVQVIKDTVAGGKGTLQFGTEVVSAADGSVAALLGASPGASTAVHVMLDLFNKCFPQHMKEWEPKIKEMIPSYGKSLAQNRELFNEIHASTAEVLNLNVKSPKRN, encoded by the coding sequence ATGAGCGACAGACAGCAAAAAACAGACGTTATCTTAATTGGTGCCGGTGTCATGAGTGCTACTTTAGGATCATTACTGAAACAATTAGCGCCAGAATGGGAAATTAAAGTATTTGAAAAGCTCTCAGACGCAGGAGAGGAAAGCTCTAACGAATGGAATAATGCGGGAACAGGGCATGCTGCACTGTGCGAGCTTAACTATACCTCCGAAAAATCGGATGGGTCAATAGATATTAGCAAAGCTATCCAGATTAATGAACAGTTTCAGCTTTCAAGACAGTTTTGGTCTTATCTAGTTAATAACAATCTGATCCGTAATCCTCAGGACTTTATTATGCCAATACCTCATATGAGTATGGTACAAGGCGAAAAAAATGTATCGTTTTTGAAAAAACGTTATGAAGCGTTATCAGACAATGCATTGTTCCAAGGTATGGAATTTTCCGACGACCCAGATAAATTGATGGAATGGATTCCACTTATTATGGAAGGCCGTACATCTAAAGAACCGATAGCAGCAACTAAAATTGACTCTGGCACAGATGTCAACTTCGGAGCTTTAACACGCATGATGTTTGACCACTTGAAGAGTAAAAATGTTCAAATAAATTACAACCATAGTGTAAGTGACCTTAATCGTACAAGTGACGGATCATGGGAATTGAAAGTGAAAAATCTTAATAGTAATAAAGTAGAACGTCATACTGCAAAATTCGTCTTTATCGGCGGAGGTGGTGGAAGTCTACCGTTATTACAAAAAACAGGTATTCCAGAATCGAAACATATTGGTGGATTCCCGGTTAGTGGACTATTCATGGTATGTAACAATCCTGATGTCATAGCGCAGCATCATGCTAAAGTATACGGTAAAGCTAAAGTTGGCGCTCCGCCAATGTCCGTTCCGCATCTTGATACTAGATTCATCGATAATAAAAAATCATTGCTGTTTGGACCATTTGCTGGCTTCTCACCGAAATTCTTAAAAACAGGTTCAATGTTTGATTTAATTGGTTCTGTTAAACCGAATAATGTGTTGACGATGTTAGCGGCAGGTGTGAAAGAAATGTCGTTAACAAAATATTTGATCCAACAAGTGTTGTTATCGAATGAAAAGCGTATGGAGGATTTACGCGAGTTTATCCCTAATGCGAAAAGCGAGGATTGGGGCATCGTAGTAGCAGGTCAGCGCGTGCAAGTAATCAAAGATACTGTGGCCGGTGGAAAAGGAACACTGCAGTTTGGTACCGAAGTGGTTAGTGCTGCCGATGGCTCAGTAGCTGCATTGCTTGGTGCTTCTCCAGGTGCTTCTACTGCTGTTCACGTCATGCTAGATCTATTTAATAAATGTTTCCCGCAGCATATGAAAGAGTGGGAACCGAAAATAAAAGAAATGATTCCTTCTTATGGAAAGTCATTAGCGCAAAACCGAGAGCTTTTCAACGAAATTCATGCTTCAACAGCAGAAGTGCTTAATCTAAATGTAAAATCGCCAAAACGTAACTAA
- a CDS encoding carbohydrate ABC transporter permease: protein MVLNKQHPIARILTYLILIIWTVAVVYPLVWTLLGALKNNQQFMLDKPWALPDFPLLWSNFSYVWTKYGFGGFFTNSIIVTAGSIFVSLFLSATSSYILARFTFKVGKALYSLYLSAMMIPMILGLIPLFFLLNDLGLINNLFGLIIVYSASSLPFGIFVLVSFFKMLPRELEEAAYIDGAGYSRTFFSVMLPLAKSGLISVAIMNGLTIWNEYIMGTVFTNKPDLYTLPVGMAVMQTEMQYRTEWGPLFAGLFLSIVPVLILYIIFQKQIAEGVTAGAVK, encoded by the coding sequence ATGGTACTCAATAAGCAGCATCCGATTGCTCGGATATTGACCTATCTTATCTTAATTATATGGACTGTGGCCGTTGTTTATCCACTAGTCTGGACATTACTAGGAGCATTAAAAAACAATCAGCAATTTATGTTAGACAAACCGTGGGCTCTTCCTGATTTTCCATTATTATGGTCTAATTTCAGCTACGTATGGACCAAATATGGCTTTGGAGGATTTTTCACAAACTCTATCATTGTTACGGCAGGCAGTATTTTCGTCTCATTATTTCTATCAGCTACATCTTCATATATTTTAGCACGATTCACATTTAAAGTTGGGAAAGCACTATATTCACTATATTTATCGGCAATGATGATTCCGATGATACTAGGATTAATTCCACTCTTCTTCTTATTAAATGATCTTGGATTAATTAATAACTTATTCGGACTAATCATTGTCTATTCAGCAAGTTCTTTACCGTTTGGAATATTCGTCCTAGTAAGCTTTTTCAAAATGCTACCAAGGGAATTAGAAGAAGCTGCTTATATTGACGGCGCAGGTTACTCCAGAACATTCTTCTCAGTCATGCTTCCACTTGCTAAGTCAGGATTAATTTCAGTAGCCATTATGAACGGGTTAACGATTTGGAACGAGTATATTATGGGTACAGTATTTACGAATAAGCCTGATCTCTACACGCTGCCTGTTGGTATGGCAGTAATGCAGACAGAAATGCAATATCGAACGGAATGGGGTCCACTATTTGCTGGATTGTTTTTATCCATTGTCCCTGTGCTTATTTTATACATTATCTTTCAGAAGCAAATTGCAGAAGGCGTTACGGCAGGTGCTGTTAAATAG